Proteins encoded in a region of the Streptomyces sp. NBC_01298 genome:
- a CDS encoding MarR family winged helix-turn-helix transcriptional regulator, with product MEEAVHEGVAEQRERLMESLRTYGGHYTELGRRFAARLGLHSTDATAVLEIAAAEERGTPLSPARLSERISLSTGATTALLNRLEAAGHVTRTREHSDRRVITLRSGAHIQERADEFFDPLARRLDTAMSHYPPRLLEQFEAFMADLNAAMDTHLAEPDAPAPNPPRTPASGTA from the coding sequence ATGGAGGAAGCGGTGCACGAAGGCGTCGCGGAGCAGCGCGAGCGGCTGATGGAATCGCTGAGGACCTACGGCGGCCACTACACCGAGCTCGGCCGGCGCTTCGCCGCCAGGCTGGGGCTGCACTCCACCGACGCGACCGCCGTACTGGAGATCGCCGCCGCCGAAGAACGCGGAACGCCGCTGTCACCGGCGCGGCTGAGCGAACGCATCTCCCTGTCCACGGGAGCCACCACCGCGCTCCTGAACCGTCTCGAGGCGGCAGGGCACGTCACCCGCACCCGCGAACACTCCGACCGGCGCGTCATCACCCTGCGCAGCGGTGCGCACATCCAGGAACGGGCGGACGAGTTCTTCGACCCCCTCGCCCGCCGCCTCGACACCGCGATGTCGCACTACCCGCCCCGGCTCCTGGAACAGTTCGAAGCGTTCATGGCCGACCTGAACGCCGCGATGGACACCCACCTCGCGGAACCGGACGCGCCGGCACCGAACCCTCCCCGCACCCCTGCCAGCGGGACCGCCTGA